A genomic region of Sulfolobus tengchongensis contains the following coding sequences:
- a CDS encoding ribbon-helix-helix protein, CopG family: protein MKKKAIITYVDEETYRKLNELALKKGASISQVVREIILGELNGEN from the coding sequence ATGAAGAAAAAAGCAATTATTACTTATGTAGATGAAGAGACATATAGAAAATTAAACGAATTAGCCTTAAAGAAAGGTGCTTCGATTTCTCAGGTAGTTAGAGAGATAATTTTAGGTGAATTAAATGGCGAGAATTAG